Genomic window (Pseudomonas xantholysinigenes):
CCGAACCGGCTTAACGCAGCTCGAAGCTCTGCTGCTGCACCGCTTGCGAGTCGAGGCCGACCTGGACGTTGAACTGGCCCGGCTCGGCGACGTGCTGCAGCTGGCCATTGTAGAACTTCAGGTCTTCCTCGCTGATGTCGAAGGTCAAGGTTCGCGACTCGCCGGCCTTGAGCATCAATTTCTGGAAGTTCTTCAGCTCTTTCACTGGGCGGCTCATCGATGCGCTCTGGTCCTGGATGTACAGCTGCACCACGGTCTCGCCATCACGCTTGCCGCTGTTCTTCACCGTCACCTTGGCTTGCAGCTTGCCGCCGCGCGCCAGCTTCGCCTCCGAAAGCTTCAGCCCGGAGAGCTCGAACTGGGTGTAGCTCAGGCCGTAGCCGAACGGGTACAGCGGGCCGTTGGGCTCCTCGAAGTACTGCGAGGTGTAGTTGCCCGGCTTGCCTGGGGTGAACGGTCGGCCGATGCGCATATGGTTGTAGTACATCGGGATCTGCCCGACCGAACGCGGGAAGGTGATGGCCAGACGCCCGGACGGGTTGTAGTCGCCGAACAGCACGTCGGCGATGGCGTTGCCACCTTCGGTGCCGCTGAACCAGGTTTCCAGGATGGCATCGGCCTGTTCGCGCTCCCAGGCGATCGACAGCGGGCGGCCGTTCATCAGCACCAGCACCAGCGGCTTGCCGGTGGCCTTGAGCGCCTTGATCAGGTCGCGCTGCACGGCCGGGATTTCCAGGGTCGTGCGGCTCGAGGACTCGTGGGACATGCCACGGGACTCGCCGACCACGGCCACCACCACGTCGGCCTGCTGCGCGGCCTTGAGCGCTTCGTCGAGCAGCACCGCGGCCGGGCGCGGGTCGTTGATGATTTCTGGCGCGGCGAAGTTGAGGAAGTTCAGGTAGTCGAACATCGCCTTGTCGCCGGTGACGTTCGAGCCTTTGGCATAGACCACCTTGGCCTTGCCGGCGACGGCGCGGGCCAGCCCTTCGCGCACAGTCACCGAATGTTCCGGACGGCCATCGGCGGCCCAGCTGCCCATCATGTCGATTGGCGCGTCGGCCAGTGGGCCGACCAGGGCGATGGTGCCGGCTTTCTTCAATGGCAGGGTCTGTTCGCGGTTTTCCAGCAGTACCAGGCTGCGGCGGGCCACATCACGGGCGGCCTCGCGGTGCAGGCGGTCGTTGCCGTAGTAGTCCTTGAGGTCGGTTTGCGGCTTGGGAATACGTACGTACGGGTCCTTGAACAGGCCCATGTCGTACTTGGCGCCCAACACTTCGCGCACGGCCTGGTCCAGTTCGGCCTGGGTGACCTCGCCGGACTTGAGCAAGCCTGGCAGTTCCTCGCCATAGAGGGTGTCGTTCATGCTCATGTCGATACCGGCCTTGATCGCCAGCTTGGCGGCCTCGCGGCCATCACGGGCGACGCCATGGCGGATCAGTTCCTGGATGGCGCCGTGGTCGCTGATGGTCACGCCCTTGAAGCCCCACTCCTTGCGTAGCAGGTCGTTCATCAGCCAGGTGTTGGAGGTGGCCGGCACGCCGTTGATCGAGTTCAATGCCACCATCACCCCGCCGGCACCGGCGTCGAGCGCGGCGCGGTAGGGCGGCAGGTAGTCGTTGTACATCTTCGGCAGGCTCATGTCGACCGTGTTGTAGTCGCGTCCGCCCTCCACCGCGCCATACAGGGCGAAGTGCTTGACGATGGCCATGATGCTGTCGGCGTTGGCCGGGCTCGAGCCCTGGAACGACTTGACCATCACCTGGCCGATCTTCGAGGTCAGGTAGGTATCTTCGCCGAAGCCTTCACTGGTACGGCCCCAGCGTGGGTCGCGGGCGATGTCGACCATTGGCGCGAAGGTCATGTCCAGCGAGTCGGCGGCGGCCTCGATGGCCGATGTGCGGCCGACCTTGGCGATGGCGTCCATGTCCCAGGTGGCGGCCAGGCCCAGGCTGATCGGGAAGATGGTGCGCTCGCCGTGGATGGTGTCGTAGGCGAAGAACATCGGGATCTTCAGGCGGCTGCGCATGGCGGCGTCCTGCATCGGCCGGTTCTCGGGGGCGGTGCGCGAGTTGAAGGTGCCACCGATGCGACCGGCGGCGATTTCCTCGCGGATCTTCTCGCGCGGCATCTCGGGGCCGATGCTGATCAGGCGCAGCTGGCCGATTTTCTCGGCCTCGGTCATCTGGCCGACCAGGTGATCGATGAACGCCTGCTTGTCTTGCAGGGGCGGGGCGGAGGGGGCGGCAAGGGCCGCCTGACTGGCAAGGCCCATGGCCAGGCCCAGCAAAGACAGTTTCATCATCAGTTCCGTTGTCGTGTGAAAGCGGTTTTCGAGACGTTTCCTACGTTCGTTGTTGTAGAGTCCGCCGGGTGTATGCCGGATCATTCGTCCATGATCCGGAGCAGTCGCGGATTATGCCTTATATGAGCCGCTTGTTGAGATACACTCTCGCCCACCCGAGTGCCGGGATAACAACGATAAGAACGCTCGAGAGACGATGGCATGACCGAATACGAACAGCGCCAGATCGCCGAGGCGATCGCGCGCGCCGAGCGGCGCACCGATGCGGAGCTGGTCACCGTGCTGGCGCGCCGCGCCGATGACTTCCCCTATTTGCCTCTACTGTGGGCCGCGCTGTTGGCCTTGCTGGTGCCGGGCCTGCTGCACCTGTGCTTGGGCGGGATCGGTGTCAACGGCCTGCTGCTGGCGCAGATGCTCACCTTCATCGGTTTGTGCCTGGTGTTGCGCCAGCCGCGCCTGGCTGCCTGGGTGGTGCCGTCGGTGCTGCGCCGGCGACGCGCTTCCGGGCTTGCCCGCCAGCAGTTTCTGGAACTCAACCTGCAGCGCACCGCTGGCGCCACCGGGGTGCTGATCTTCGTCAGTGAAGCCGAGCGGCATGTGGAGATCCTGGTCGACGAGGGCATCGACCGGCACCTGCCCAAGCAGGCACGGGCGGCGATCGTCGCCCGGTTCGCCGAGCAGGTGCGCCAGGGGCATACCCTGCAGGGCTTCGTCGAATGCATCGAAGCCTGTGGTGAATTGCTCAGCGAGCACGTACCGCCGACCCATGCGCGCAACGAGTTGCCCAATCGCCTGGTCATTCTCGACTGACAGGCGCCCATCGCGAAAACCTTCGCGATGGGCCGTCATCGACGTAGAATGCGCGGCATTGCGCATCGCGCCCTCCGCATTCCGAGGCACCCGTTTACATGTCTTCCTCATCGACCGCCCCCACCGCGCCGGACGCGCGTGCCCAGTTTTTGCGCCAGCTGGCTGACGCCCTGGCCGATGGCAGCCTGACCAAGCTGGTCCTGGCCCGCCATGTCGGCGCAGACCAGAGCCTGCAACGCATCATCGCCAAACCGGTGCAGATCAAGGGCGAGCCGTGCCTGCAACTGGTCTATCGCCACCAGACCCGCGACATCACCCGCAACCTGCCGCTGCAACAAGCCCAGGCGTTGATTGCAGAGCTATTGCCGCAGAGCTTTCGCAATGCCCACCTGTTCATCACCGAGGGCGAGGTGCAGCTGGAGTTCAGCAAGAAGGGCAAGCCGATGCTGCGTCACCACCTGTCTCAGCAGGCCCCGCGCGCAGCGGCGCCTGCCGCGCACGACCGCGAGAAGAAACGCTACCTGGAGCTGTCGCGGCCGTTTCTGCGTGACCTTGGCGTGACCGATGCGCAGGGCGCGCTGATCCCGTCGATGTCACGCAAGTGGAAACAGATCAACAAGTTCATCGAAGTCTTCGACCACGCCCTGGCCGGTGCGCCGGTGGCGGCTGACCAACTGCTGCGGGTGGCCGATTTCGGTTCGGGCAAGGGCTACCTGACCTTCGCCATGCACGACTACCTGCGCAACAGCCTTGGGCGCGAGGCACAGGTAACCGGCGTCGAACTGCGCCCGGACATGGTCGAGCTGTGCAATGCCGCCACCGCGCGCCTGGAGCATCCGGGCCTGGTGTTCGAATGCGGCGATGTGCGCAGCGTGGTACCCGAGGCCATTGAGGTGATGATCGCCCTGCATGCCTGCGACATCGCCACCGACTATGCCATCCATACCGGCATTCGCTGCAACGCCGCGATCATCATGTGCTCGCCGTGCTGCCATAAGCAGATCCGCCCGCAGTTGCACAGCCCTGGCCTGCTCCAGCCGATGCTGCAGTACGGCCTGCACCTGGGGCAGCAGGCCGAGATGCTGACTGACAGCCTGCGCGCGCTGTACCTGGAGGCCTGTGGGTACGAGACCAAAGTCTTCGAGTTCATTTCGTTGGAACACACCAACAAGAACAAGATGATTCTGGCGGTGAAGCGGCGCCAGCCCCAGGACAACGCTGCCTTGCTGGAGAAGATCAGCCAGCTCAAGGCGTTCTACGGGGTGCAGGAGCATTGTCTGGAAAGCCTGCTGCGGGCGGATGGGTTGATTGCCGGGTAAGGCGCCTGGTTGCGCGGTTTTGCCCTTCTCTTTATAGGATCTTTCCCAAGACGTCTGCATGGACTGGGATGCGTTGCGCCAGGGCCTAGGCTGGTTCGGGATGACGCCTGTCGGCGCTACCTGGGTTGTCACTTGACAACCTTGTCCTGACATCCATACTGGAGCACAGCCGATGGCCCGTCCTATCCATCCCAACAAGGAAGTTGAGCAAACCCTGACCCATGCCGAGGCACAGGGCTGGAAGGTGGTGGTTCGGGGAGGCCATTGCTGGGGGCGCATCTACTGCCCCAATAACGACCGCGAATGCCGTTGTGGCGAGTTCTGCATCACCAGTGTGTGGAGTACGCCGCGAAACCCAGGCACCTTTGCCCGGCAGTTGCGCCGGATCGTCGACAACTGCACGTCGACTCGCGGGATCGTCAACCAGCCAGCGGAGCGCATCTGATGGAATACGAATTCACCCTCAAGTATCAATTGTCCGGCCCCCAAGACATCGATGCGCTGATCGAGCGCCTGGCCGAGGCCGGTTGTGACGACGCCGTGGTTGGCATCGGCCAGCCGGGCCGCCTGGCCCTGGCCTTTGCCCGTGAGGGGGCGACGGCGCAGGAGGCACTGCACAGTGCCCTGGCGGATGTTCGGCGGGCCTTGCCGCAGGCCCAGCTGATCGAAGCGAGCCCTGACCTGGTCGGCCTCACCGATGTGGCAGAGGTGGTGGGGGTATCGCGGCAGAACATGCGCAAACTCATGCTCACTCACCCGAGCACCTTCCCGGCACCGGTGCATGACGGCAGCCTGTCGCTCTGGCACTTGGCCGATATCCTCGCCTGGATGCAGGCGCGTGGTACCCACGCGGTCGTCCAGGCGGTTTTCGATGTGGCATCCAGTGCAATGCAGGTGAATGTCGCCAGGGCACAAGAGCGTGTTGGCGGCGCAAGCGACTGACCAGGCACGCGGTGCAGTCCCTTGCCGCGTCGCCTGGCTGGTTCAGAAGAACCGGGTCACGCTGATCTTGGCATTGCGCCCGACGGTAAAGGCATTTTCCCCAGACAACTCCGGACGCACGGCTTTGTTGAACAGGTTGTCCACCGTCAGGTTGACTTCGGTCCCCTTCAAGTAGGGCTGCTGAGGCTTCCAGTTGGCGAACAGGCCGTGGATGTCGTAGCGGTCATTGCCGAAGTTGTCGTAGTAGCGGTCGCCCAGGGCACTGGCCGGCCCCTCAAAATACTTGTCGCTGGGCAGGTGCTTGGTGGCGCCGACGAACTGCGCGGTCCAGCCTACACGGGCATCCCAGGCAGGAATCTTGACCCCCAGCGTGGTGATCCATTTCGGTGCCGGCACATCCTTGGCCCAGACGTCCGGCCCCCAGGGGTTGGTGTAGGCACCTTCGTGACGGCCTTCCATCCAGGCGTAGGAGATGGCGCCGAACAGGTAGGTGGAGTCATAGAAGGTTTCGATCTCGAAGCCCTTGTACACCACGTCACCGATATTGCGGTAGTTGCCCATCAGGCCCTTGCCGCAGGTCTTGTCGATGTTGCCGCCAGTGACCATCTGCTGCTGGCAGCCGATGCCGGTGGCCTTGAAGATTTCGTCGCTGACCTTGTTGCGGAACAGCGTGGTGCGGATCTGCGCACTGTCGCCCTGGGTGAAGACATCGGCAAAGGTGCTGATGCTGCCGGCACGCAGGCCGACGATGCGTTCGGGGTCGAGGTTGCGGCTGCTGGCGGTGCGGCTGCCGATGCCCTGTACTTCATACTGCTCGTCCAGCACCGGGGCGCGCCAGGTCTTGCTGTAGTCGGCGAACAGCACGGTCTGCTCGTTCATCTTCCAGAACAGCGACAGGCGCGGCGACCAGCCGGTGTAGGTCTTGGCGCTGTAGTCGTGGCCAGCGGCCGGGTTGTTGTAGTACGGCGCCTGGTTGGGCTTGCCCTCGTTGGTGACATGGTCGTAGCGCAGCGACGGGGTGATGGTCAGGTCGCCCAGGGTGATGGCGTCCTGCACGTAGTAGCCCTGGCTGTCGACCTTGCCGCTGGGCATGAAGTACGGCTGGTAGTGGCCGTAGTTGTAGCGGGGGATTTCATAGGACTTGCCGGGCATCCACATCTGCGTGTCGCGATCGTGGCGGCGGATCTGCACGCCGGTGGTGAGCGCGTGCTCCAGTGGCCCGGTGAGGAAGGTGCTGGTGTTGCTCACATCGAGCATGCGGTCCTGGTACTCGGTGTCCATCCGCCGCCCGCCCGTGGACGGTTGCAGCACCGCGTTGGCATTGCGTTCATCGGTTTGCCGGGTGTCAGACTCCGAGTACTTCACCTGCAGGTCCACCCACGGGTTTTCGATCGGTTGGTACTTGTAGGTGGCCGACCAGGTGGTATCGACGGTGGTGCGGTTGGCCAGGAAGCGCTTGAGGGCGTCGGCGTAACCGTACTTCTGGATGTTCGCCGCCGAGGGCGGCACCGAATAGGCGGTGGAGGCGAAGGTGGCCCAGCGTTCGCTCTCCGAGCGCGACCAGGAAAAGCCCAGGCTGTGCTCGTCGGTGAAGTGGATGTTGGTCTTGAGCAGCGCGCCTTCCAGGTCCAGGGCACTGTTGGGCAGGCGCTGCGGGTTGATCGGCCAGCTGTTGGTCGGATCGGGCAGTTTGTCGGCCATCTTCAGGTCGCCACCGTCGCGCTTGGTGAAGTAGGCCAGGCCATCGATGCGCCCGTCGTCGCTGCGGCCGAACACGGCCGAGCTGTAGACCTGCTGGTGGTCGTTGCTGGCGTAACCGTACTTGAGCATCGCGCCACTGTTGCGGCCTTCCTGCAACAGGTCGGTGGCATCCTTGGTTTCCATGTGCACGCTGCCGCCGAGGCCACCGTTGCCGGTCTTGACCGAGTGCGGGCCTTTCTCGACCTCGATGTACTTGATCAACTCCGGCTCGATGAAGATGGTGCCTTGCTGGTAGCGCTCGAAGCCGCTCTTGGGCGCGCCGTCGACGGTCATCGGCACGTCTTCGGCGTCGCCCATGCCCCAGATGTTGATGGTCTGGCCGCCGGGCTTGGACGAACCGCCCATGTTCACCCCGGGCAGGGTGGCCAGCACGCTGGGGATGTTGCTCGGTTGGTAGCGATCGATCTGTTCCTGGTTGAGGGTCGAGCGTCCGACGTTGCTGGGGTCGACCTGCAGGCCATCACCGACGATGCTTACCGCGCCCAGTTGCAGGCTGTTGTCGGCCACCGGGTCGTTGTCGCGCAGGCGCACCACGTAGGTATTGCCCATGCGCACCACGTTGAAGCGGCTGCCCAGCAACAGGCGGGTAATGGCCGCCTCGGCCTCGAAGTCGCCCTGCAGCGCCGGTGCCTGGGTGCTGCCGAGCAGTGCTTCGTCGAACAGCAGTTGCACCTTGGCCTGCTGGGCCAGCTGGCTCAGCGAGCGTGCCAGCGACTGGGCCGGCAGGTCGAACGCAACCGGCGCGGCTTCGGCGGCCAGGCTCACGGACAGGCACAGGGCAAGCAGGGTGGGTCGGACAGGCAGGCAGTGCAAAGGACGCAACGCGAACAACATGGTTTCCCCCAAACGGCAAAAGGCCGGAAAAATGCCTGCCATCACGGGGCAGGCGGGGAGGAAGACGCGTGCTTGCGAAAAAACCTCACCTGCGAATGATAAAAATTCTCAAGATTATCGGGCGTGGCGTCACGCGCCTCAGCGCCGTTCGATGCGCAAGCGCCCGTCGGCAAGCAGCGTGGTCTTGACCGGCAGCAGCGCCGGCAGGGCATTGAGCAGGGCATCGGGGTCATGCACATCGAGGTTGCCGGACACCTTGTAGCGACCCAGCGCCGGGTCGGCCAGCAGCACGGGGTGCTGGCGGTACAGGCCGACTTCGTCGATCAGGCTGGCCAGTTCGCGATTGCGAAAGCTCACATGCCCCTCGCGCCAGTCGGCCACTGGCTGTTCGCCCAGTTCCTGGCGGGTCAGGGTGCCGCGGGCCAGGTCATAGGTGGCGCCCTGGTGGGCGCCAAGCAGCAGCGGTG
Coding sequences:
- a CDS encoding TPM domain-containing protein produces the protein MTEYEQRQIAEAIARAERRTDAELVTVLARRADDFPYLPLLWAALLALLVPGLLHLCLGGIGVNGLLLAQMLTFIGLCLVLRQPRLAAWVVPSVLRRRRASGLARQQFLELNLQRTAGATGVLIFVSEAERHVEILVDEGIDRHLPKQARAAIVARFAEQVRQGHTLQGFVECIEACGELLSEHVPPTHARNELPNRLVILD
- a CDS encoding helix-turn-helix transcriptional regulator, with product MEYEFTLKYQLSGPQDIDALIERLAEAGCDDAVVGIGQPGRLALAFAREGATAQEALHSALADVRRALPQAQLIEASPDLVGLTDVAEVVGVSRQNMRKLMLTHPSTFPAPVHDGSLSLWHLADILAWMQARGTHAVVQAVFDVASSAMQVNVARAQERVGGASD
- a CDS encoding TonB-dependent receptor produces the protein MLFALRPLHCLPVRPTLLALCLSVSLAAEAAPVAFDLPAQSLARSLSQLAQQAKVQLLFDEALLGSTQAPALQGDFEAEAAITRLLLGSRFNVVRMGNTYVVRLRDNDPVADNSLQLGAVSIVGDGLQVDPSNVGRSTLNQEQIDRYQPSNIPSVLATLPGVNMGGSSKPGGQTINIWGMGDAEDVPMTVDGAPKSGFERYQQGTIFIEPELIKYIEVEKGPHSVKTGNGGLGGSVHMETKDATDLLQEGRNSGAMLKYGYASNDHQQVYSSAVFGRSDDGRIDGLAYFTKRDGGDLKMADKLPDPTNSWPINPQRLPNSALDLEGALLKTNIHFTDEHSLGFSWSRSESERWATFASTAYSVPPSAANIQKYGYADALKRFLANRTTVDTTWSATYKYQPIENPWVDLQVKYSESDTRQTDERNANAVLQPSTGGRRMDTEYQDRMLDVSNTSTFLTGPLEHALTTGVQIRRHDRDTQMWMPGKSYEIPRYNYGHYQPYFMPSGKVDSQGYYVQDAITLGDLTITPSLRYDHVTNEGKPNQAPYYNNPAAGHDYSAKTYTGWSPRLSLFWKMNEQTVLFADYSKTWRAPVLDEQYEVQGIGSRTASSRNLDPERIVGLRAGSISTFADVFTQGDSAQIRTTLFRNKVSDEIFKATGIGCQQQMVTGGNIDKTCGKGLMGNYRNIGDVVYKGFEIETFYDSTYLFGAISYAWMEGRHEGAYTNPWGPDVWAKDVPAPKWITTLGVKIPAWDARVGWTAQFVGATKHLPSDKYFEGPASALGDRYYDNFGNDRYDIHGLFANWKPQQPYLKGTEVNLTVDNLFNKAVRPELSGENAFTVGRNAKISVTRFF
- a CDS encoding class I SAM-dependent methyltransferase, coding for MSSSSTAPTAPDARAQFLRQLADALADGSLTKLVLARHVGADQSLQRIIAKPVQIKGEPCLQLVYRHQTRDITRNLPLQQAQALIAELLPQSFRNAHLFITEGEVQLEFSKKGKPMLRHHLSQQAPRAAAPAAHDREKKRYLELSRPFLRDLGVTDAQGALIPSMSRKWKQINKFIEVFDHALAGAPVAADQLLRVADFGSGKGYLTFAMHDYLRNSLGREAQVTGVELRPDMVELCNAATARLEHPGLVFECGDVRSVVPEAIEVMIALHACDIATDYAIHTGIRCNAAIIMCSPCCHKQIRPQLHSPGLLQPMLQYGLHLGQQAEMLTDSLRALYLEACGYETKVFEFISLEHTNKNKMILAVKRRQPQDNAALLEKISQLKAFYGVQEHCLESLLRADGLIAG
- the bglX gene encoding beta-glucosidase BglX, with the translated sequence MMKLSLLGLAMGLASQAALAAPSAPPLQDKQAFIDHLVGQMTEAEKIGQLRLISIGPEMPREKIREEIAAGRIGGTFNSRTAPENRPMQDAAMRSRLKIPMFFAYDTIHGERTIFPISLGLAATWDMDAIAKVGRTSAIEAAADSLDMTFAPMVDIARDPRWGRTSEGFGEDTYLTSKIGQVMVKSFQGSSPANADSIMAIVKHFALYGAVEGGRDYNTVDMSLPKMYNDYLPPYRAALDAGAGGVMVALNSINGVPATSNTWLMNDLLRKEWGFKGVTISDHGAIQELIRHGVARDGREAAKLAIKAGIDMSMNDTLYGEELPGLLKSGEVTQAELDQAVREVLGAKYDMGLFKDPYVRIPKPQTDLKDYYGNDRLHREAARDVARRSLVLLENREQTLPLKKAGTIALVGPLADAPIDMMGSWAADGRPEHSVTVREGLARAVAGKAKVVYAKGSNVTGDKAMFDYLNFLNFAAPEIINDPRPAAVLLDEALKAAQQADVVVAVVGESRGMSHESSSRTTLEIPAVQRDLIKALKATGKPLVLVLMNGRPLSIAWEREQADAILETWFSGTEGGNAIADVLFGDYNPSGRLAITFPRSVGQIPMYYNHMRIGRPFTPGKPGNYTSQYFEEPNGPLYPFGYGLSYTQFELSGLKLSEAKLARGGKLQAKVTVKNSGKRDGETVVQLYIQDQSASMSRPVKELKNFQKLMLKAGESRTLTFDISEEDLKFYNGQLQHVAEPGQFNVQVGLDSQAVQQQSFELR